Proteins found in one Lysinibacillus fusiformis genomic segment:
- a CDS encoding long-chain fatty acid--CoA ligase, translating to MHMMDTPLLLTSFLNRAERFFHSKKIYSRTSATTIHEFTYKEYVKRTRQLADALTKLGMERGMKVGTFAWNHHRHLEAYFAVPCAGAVLHMINIRLAPEHIAYVINHAEDEILLIDDNLVPLIAPIVSQLKTVKHFIIMGDAVAVESMPIPNALSYEALLAEADEQFTFPEELDENTPAGMCYTSATTGMPKGVVYTHRSIVLHSLTAGLADSIAICESDVVLPVVPMFHANAWGLPFAGVAFGATQVLPGPMFTPQLLLELFDVYKVTLTAGVPTIWLGVLQEQRQNPRDLSSMRLIVCGGSASPIGLVRGFEQELNIPYMTGYGMTETSPLVSLSTYLTHMEDYTADEKMNVRITQGMTMPLIDTRIVNENGEVPWDGKTMGELTIRGPWIANEYYHDERTEEAFKDGWLYTGDIAVMTTDGYIKITDRTKDLIKSGGEWISSVELENALMSHPKVFEAAVIAIPHEKWLERPLACVVAKPEFKDSITKEELLESLQQQFHKTWIPDDIVFIDEVPKTSVGKFLKAKLREDLKEYRIQV from the coding sequence ATGCATATGATGGATACACCCTTATTATTAACAAGTTTTTTGAATCGCGCAGAACGATTTTTTCACTCAAAGAAAATTTATTCTCGAACAAGCGCCACTACTATTCATGAGTTCACGTATAAAGAATATGTCAAACGGACTCGCCAATTAGCTGATGCTCTGACGAAGCTAGGAATGGAGCGAGGAATGAAGGTGGGCACATTTGCTTGGAACCACCATCGCCATTTAGAAGCCTATTTTGCTGTACCATGTGCAGGAGCAGTACTGCATATGATTAATATTCGATTAGCCCCTGAGCATATTGCCTATGTCATCAATCATGCTGAGGATGAAATTTTATTAATAGATGATAATCTAGTGCCATTGATTGCACCAATCGTATCACAGCTGAAAACGGTCAAGCATTTTATCATTATGGGCGACGCTGTTGCAGTAGAATCGATGCCGATTCCCAATGCTCTTTCCTATGAAGCGCTACTTGCAGAGGCAGATGAACAGTTCACATTCCCAGAAGAATTAGATGAAAATACACCTGCAGGCATGTGCTATACAAGTGCAACGACAGGTATGCCAAAGGGAGTTGTCTATACACATCGCAGTATTGTACTCCACAGTTTAACAGCAGGTCTTGCTGACAGTATTGCGATTTGTGAGTCAGATGTGGTGTTACCTGTTGTACCAATGTTTCATGCGAATGCATGGGGATTACCATTTGCAGGTGTCGCATTTGGTGCTACACAGGTTTTACCGGGTCCAATGTTTACACCACAGCTATTGCTTGAGTTATTTGATGTGTATAAAGTCACGTTGACAGCAGGTGTACCGACAATATGGCTGGGCGTTCTACAGGAGCAGCGCCAAAATCCTCGTGACCTATCGTCTATGCGATTAATTGTTTGTGGAGGATCTGCCTCACCAATTGGTCTTGTCCGAGGCTTTGAACAAGAACTTAATATCCCGTACATGACAGGCTACGGTATGACCGAAACATCACCGCTTGTAAGCCTATCCACGTATTTAACACATATGGAGGATTATACGGCTGATGAAAAAATGAATGTTCGGATTACACAAGGCATGACGATGCCTCTTATTGATACACGGATTGTCAATGAAAATGGAGAAGTGCCTTGGGATGGCAAAACGATGGGAGAGCTAACGATCAGAGGTCCATGGATTGCCAATGAGTACTATCATGATGAACGAACGGAAGAAGCCTTTAAGGACGGCTGGCTCTACACAGGTGATATTGCCGTGATGACAACAGATGGCTATATAAAAATCACCGACCGTACAAAGGATTTAATTAAGAGTGGCGGCGAATGGATTTCTTCAGTAGAGCTTGAAAATGCATTAATGTCCCATCCAAAGGTCTTTGAGGCGGCTGTTATTGCCATTCCACATGAAAAATGGCTGGAGCGACCATTAGCCTGCGTTGTAGCAAAGCCAGAATTTAAGGATTCGATTACTAAAGAGGAGTTACTAGAGAGTCTACAGCAACAATTCCATAAAACGTGGATTCCTGATGATATTGTCTTCATTGACGAGGTACCAAAAACGTCTGTAGGCAAATTCTTAAAGGCTAAATTACGAGAAGATTTAAAAGAGTACCGCATACAAGTCTAA
- a CDS encoding CheR family methyltransferase gives MSDYEQFIEGIKRKTGIDLALYKEAQMKRRLTSLYEKKGYRNFVDFLKALEQDRDLMNEFLDRMTINVSEFYRNGKRWEVLQKKIFPKLLQTNKRLKIWSAACSTGEEPYSLVMVLSQLVPLSQIQIIATDLDENVIQKAKLGVYPERSLAEVPNDIKAKYFEQEGSFYRVKDEIKRCVTFKKHNLLNDSYDSNYDLIVCRNVMIYFTEEAKDQIYNNFSKALRKDGVLFVGSTEQIFNPARYEFDVEDTFFYRKNN, from the coding sequence ATGTCTGATTATGAACAGTTTATAGAAGGTATTAAGCGCAAAACAGGAATAGATTTAGCGTTATATAAAGAAGCGCAAATGAAAAGACGATTAACCTCTCTTTATGAGAAAAAGGGCTATCGTAATTTTGTAGACTTTCTAAAGGCACTTGAACAAGATCGTGATTTAATGAATGAATTTTTAGATCGTATGACGATCAATGTTTCTGAATTTTATCGCAATGGAAAGCGCTGGGAAGTATTACAAAAGAAAATATTTCCGAAGCTCTTACAAACAAATAAGCGTTTAAAAATTTGGAGTGCTGCTTGTTCAACAGGAGAAGAACCATATTCTTTAGTAATGGTATTATCTCAATTGGTGCCTTTATCTCAAATTCAAATTATTGCCACTGATTTAGATGAGAATGTGATACAAAAAGCGAAGTTAGGTGTCTACCCTGAACGCTCTTTAGCCGAGGTGCCAAATGACATTAAAGCAAAGTATTTTGAACAAGAAGGCTCCTTCTATCGTGTGAAGGATGAAATTAAGCGTTGTGTAACCTTTAAGAAACATAATTTATTGAATGACTCTTATGACAGCAATTATGATTTAATTGTTTGTCGCAATGTCATGATTTATTTTACAGAAGAAGCGAAAGATCAAATTTATAATAATTTTAGTAAAGCACTACGCAAGGACGGCGTTTTATTTGTTGGATCGACGGAGCAAATCTTTAATCCAGCACGTTATGAATTTGATGTAGAAGACACATTCTTCTATCGCAAAAATAATTAA
- the aroC gene encoding chorismate synthase, with amino-acid sequence MRYLTAGESHGPQLTTIIEGLPSLLPITAEKINHDLKRRQGGHGRGRRMQIETDTVEIVAGVRHGQTLGSPVALVVTNDDWKHWTKIMGAEPLADDINPEDIKRQISRPRPGHADLVGGMKYGHRDLRNVLERSSARETTVRVAVGSVAKALLNELGISIVAHVTEIVGIKADTSLVEGKTTEEIRAIVEADPCYCVDPVASAKMVEAIDEAKKAGDSIGGVVEVIVEGMPAGVGSYVHYDRKLDAKLAAAMLSINAFKGVEFGLGFEMAHRKGSEVHDEIIWSEEEGYTRATNRLGGLEGGMSTGMPIVVRGVMKPIPTLYKPLQSVDIETKEPFKASVERSDSCAVPAASVVAEHVIAWEIANAILEQFHSDQLPQLQAQIDEHRQYAKGF; translated from the coding sequence ATGCGTTACTTAACAGCAGGTGAGTCACATGGACCTCAATTAACGACAATTATTGAAGGTTTACCGTCACTCTTACCCATTACAGCAGAAAAAATTAACCACGATTTAAAACGACGCCAAGGAGGTCATGGACGTGGGCGCCGCATGCAAATCGAAACAGATACAGTAGAGATTGTTGCGGGTGTTCGTCATGGTCAGACACTTGGTTCTCCTGTTGCGCTCGTTGTCACAAACGATGACTGGAAGCACTGGACTAAAATTATGGGAGCTGAGCCATTGGCTGATGATATCAATCCTGAAGATATCAAACGTCAAATTTCACGACCTCGACCAGGTCATGCCGATTTAGTTGGGGGCATGAAATATGGTCACCGTGATTTACGGAATGTATTAGAGCGTTCCTCTGCACGTGAAACAACTGTACGTGTAGCAGTTGGATCAGTGGCAAAGGCTTTACTTAATGAACTAGGCATTTCCATTGTTGCACATGTTACAGAGATAGTGGGAATTAAGGCAGATACATCTTTAGTAGAAGGAAAAACAACAGAAGAAATTCGTGCCATAGTTGAAGCTGATCCTTGTTACTGTGTAGATCCAGTAGCCTCTGCCAAAATGGTTGAGGCCATTGATGAAGCAAAAAAAGCTGGTGATTCTATTGGTGGAGTTGTAGAGGTTATTGTAGAAGGCATGCCAGCAGGTGTAGGTTCTTATGTACATTATGATCGTAAGCTTGATGCCAAACTTGCAGCAGCTATGCTATCCATTAATGCTTTTAAAGGTGTAGAATTTGGACTTGGCTTTGAAATGGCACATCGTAAAGGTTCTGAAGTGCATGATGAAATTATTTGGTCTGAAGAAGAAGGCTATACACGTGCAACCAATCGACTTGGTGGCTTAGAGGGCGGTATGTCTACAGGTATGCCTATTGTAGTACGTGGTGTGATGAAGCCAATTCCTACTTTATATAAACCATTACAAAGTGTAGATATCGAAACAAAAGAGCCGTTTAAAGCAAGCGTAGAGCGCTCTGATAGCTGTGCAGTACCTGCAGCATCTGTAGTTGCAGAGCATGTTATTGCCTGGGAAATAGCGAATGCTATTTTGGAGCAATTCCATAGTGATCAACTACCTCAATTACAAGCTCAAATTGACGAGCATCGTCAATATGCAAAGGGGTTCTGA
- the aroB gene encoding 3-dehydroquinate synthase gives MRVPVATKSHQYEVVLGHQFLTEAVEAFADKLQKADKLFVFTDSNVWAAQGEYFKANFPYHFEVFILPGGEACKTFEQYNAAQTFLLEQKCSRKSFIFAFGGGAVGDLTGFVAATYMRGIPFIQIPTTILAHDSAVGGKTAINHPLGKNMIGAFYQPEGVIYDTALLESLSEREVRSGTAELIKHAMISDSAWLEELMTADSVIHFNQNELAKQLKKGIEVKAQIVAEDETEQSVRKFLNLGHTYGHAIEAAAGYGKVAHGEAVMIGLVYCLLLSERYGELDRTFTQAFLQFAVKNGYPFEAVNDYSFEQLTSYLMKDKKAEYGILQFVLLEKIGKPFVKAIDIEECKEIDAEYRQLLAEVLV, from the coding sequence ATGCGTGTACCAGTGGCAACAAAATCGCATCAATATGAAGTTGTTCTTGGTCATCAATTTCTAACTGAAGCTGTGGAGGCATTTGCTGATAAACTTCAAAAAGCAGATAAGCTCTTTGTGTTTACAGATAGCAATGTATGGGCTGCACAGGGAGAGTACTTCAAAGCAAATTTCCCTTATCATTTTGAGGTCTTTATTTTGCCTGGTGGTGAAGCATGCAAAACCTTTGAACAATACAATGCTGCTCAAACATTTTTATTGGAACAAAAATGCTCACGAAAATCATTTATTTTTGCCTTTGGAGGAGGAGCAGTTGGTGATTTAACTGGCTTTGTTGCGGCAACCTATATGCGAGGGATTCCGTTTATTCAAATTCCAACAACCATTCTAGCACATGATTCCGCAGTCGGTGGAAAAACAGCTATTAATCATCCACTAGGAAAAAATATGATTGGCGCATTTTATCAGCCTGAAGGTGTGATTTATGATACAGCGCTTTTAGAAAGTTTATCAGAGCGTGAGGTGCGTTCAGGAACAGCGGAGTTAATTAAGCACGCCATGATCTCTGACTCAGCTTGGTTAGAGGAATTAATGACAGCAGATTCTGTAATTCATTTTAATCAAAATGAACTAGCAAAGCAGCTGAAAAAGGGAATTGAAGTGAAAGCGCAAATTGTAGCTGAGGACGAAACAGAGCAATCCGTTCGCAAGTTTTTAAACTTAGGCCATACATATGGACATGCTATTGAAGCAGCTGCGGGTTATGGTAAAGTGGCACATGGTGAAGCTGTTATGATTGGGCTTGTCTACTGTCTTCTTTTAAGTGAACGATATGGAGAACTAGATCGAACGTTCACTCAAGCTTTTTTACAGTTTGCAGTGAAGAATGGCTATCCTTTTGAGGCTGTAAATGATTATTCATTTGAACAATTAACTAGCTACTTAATGAAAGATAAAAAAGCGGAATATGGCATTTTACAATTTGTTCTTCTAGAAAAAATTGGTAAACCTTTTGTGAAAGCCATTGATATAGAAGAATGTAAAGAAATAGATGCTGAATATAGACAGTTATTAGCGGAGGTGCTTGTATGA
- the aroH gene encoding chorismate mutase, with amino-acid sequence MIRGLRGAVTIESDKPELVWDETARLVREVVAANNVEIDDIASILISTTPDITSAFPARAVRLMDGWQYVPVMCTHEMDVPDALPLCIRILIHANVEVAQKDVKHLYLNDAVKLRPDLAQAK; translated from the coding sequence ATGATTCGTGGACTTAGAGGAGCAGTAACAATTGAATCTGACAAGCCAGAGCTTGTATGGGATGAGACAGCAAGATTAGTGCGTGAGGTTGTGGCAGCAAATAATGTGGAGATTGATGATATTGCATCAATCCTTATTTCTACAACGCCAGATATTACCTCAGCATTTCCTGCTCGTGCAGTACGTTTGATGGATGGCTGGCAATATGTCCCTGTTATGTGTACACATGAAATGGATGTGCCAGACGCATTACCATTATGTATTCGTATATTAATTCATGCGAACGTAGAGGTAGCCCAAAAAGATGTAAAGCACTTGTATCTCAATGATGCAGTGAAATTAAGACCAGATTTGGCTCAGGCTAAATAA
- the hisC gene encoding histidinol-phosphate transaminase yields the protein MKWKQQLDGMQAYKPGKPIEEVQREYDLKEVIKLASNENPFGCSPKVTAYLQNNAVNHALYPDGYAQNLRTAVANHLGVKETQLLFGNGSDDIIAIITRALLYPGVNTVMADPSFSQYWHNAEIEGAEVRKVPCQEGAHDLEAMLAAIDDQTSIVWVCSPNNPTGVVIPDATLRAFLAKVPSDVLVVLDEAYIEYVTHPDHKDTLPIIDEYPNVLLLRTFSKAYGLASFRVGYAIGQPDVIAKLDPVRAPFNNTILSQAVAAIALSDQEYIEACREANEKGKKQYVEFCKKHNLKYFPSDTNFIFFDTHADSDVIFQELMKRGFIVRSGNALGLPGFIRVTIGTEAQNAALLSQLDEVLKQQGVFA from the coding sequence ATGAAGTGGAAACAACAATTGGACGGTATGCAAGCATATAAGCCAGGTAAACCAATTGAAGAAGTACAACGTGAATATGACCTAAAGGAAGTTATTAAATTGGCATCGAATGAAAATCCATTTGGATGCTCACCTAAGGTAACAGCTTATTTACAAAATAATGCAGTGAATCATGCACTTTATCCAGATGGCTATGCACAAAACTTGCGTACAGCTGTGGCAAATCATTTAGGTGTGAAAGAAACACAGCTTCTTTTTGGTAACGGCTCTGATGACATCATTGCTATTATTACTCGTGCTCTGTTGTATCCAGGGGTAAACACGGTTATGGCCGACCCTTCCTTCTCTCAATACTGGCACAATGCTGAAATTGAAGGTGCTGAAGTACGTAAAGTGCCTTGTCAAGAGGGGGCACATGATTTAGAGGCAATGCTGGCTGCAATTGATGACCAAACGTCTATTGTTTGGGTATGTAGTCCGAATAATCCTACGGGAGTGGTCATTCCAGATGCTACATTGCGTGCCTTTCTTGCAAAGGTTCCAAGCGATGTCCTTGTCGTGCTAGATGAGGCTTACATTGAATATGTCACACATCCAGACCACAAAGATACGTTACCAATCATTGATGAATATCCGAATGTTCTTTTATTGCGTACATTCTCTAAAGCATATGGTTTAGCATCGTTCCGCGTTGGCTATGCAATTGGCCAACCTGATGTTATTGCTAAGCTTGATCCTGTCCGCGCACCATTTAATAATACAATCTTAAGTCAAGCTGTTGCTGCCATTGCACTCAGTGATCAAGAATATATTGAAGCATGCCGTGAAGCCAACGAAAAAGGCAAAAAACAATATGTAGAATTTTGTAAAAAACATAATCTAAAATACTTCCCATCTGATACAAACTTTATTTTCTTTGATACCCATGCTGATAGTGATGTTATATTCCAAGAGCTGATGAAAAGAGGCTTTATTGTGCGCAGTGGTAATGCGCTAGGATTACCAGGATTTATCCGTGTCACAATTGGAACAGAGGCTCAAAATGCCGCATTACTTAGCCAACTTGACGAAGTGTTAAAACAACAAGGAGTATTTGCATGA
- a CDS encoding prephenate dehydrogenase, which translates to MTRKVLVIGLGLIGGSIALALQKAPETKIIGYDMDAQTREHAKTLNIVHDIVTDPQAVAADVDVIIFGTPVNATLDWMEQLKSWPLKNKVIVTDTGSTKKLIMQKAGELRELGITFIGGHPMAGSHKSGVLAAKAHLFENAYYMLTPLAGEEIIHMAQLESLLKFTHAKVVSVSASEHDHMTAVVSHFPHVIAASLVHQLGGENGEYPMTRSLAAGGFRDVTRIASSNPILWRDITLQNREELLTQLDGWEKEMTRIKELLTDGSSQDIENYFAVAKELRDELPISAGAMYTPFDLYVDVPDYPGVISEVTGFLADEAISITNLRIVESREDVFGILVISFQSENDRERAAACIQKRANFETYIS; encoded by the coding sequence ATGACACGCAAAGTACTCGTTATAGGGCTAGGATTAATCGGTGGCTCCATTGCCCTTGCTTTGCAAAAAGCACCTGAAACAAAAATTATTGGCTATGATATGGATGCTCAAACACGTGAGCATGCGAAAACATTAAATATTGTGCATGATATTGTCACAGATCCACAGGCTGTTGCGGCTGATGTTGATGTTATTATCTTTGGGACGCCCGTTAATGCAACACTGGATTGGATGGAGCAATTAAAATCATGGCCTTTAAAAAATAAAGTCATCGTAACAGATACAGGGAGTACCAAAAAATTAATTATGCAAAAGGCCGGCGAATTACGTGAACTTGGCATAACGTTTATTGGTGGACATCCAATGGCGGGTTCTCATAAAAGTGGTGTTTTGGCTGCAAAGGCCCATCTTTTTGAAAATGCATATTACATGCTTACACCGCTTGCTGGAGAAGAAATTATTCATATGGCACAGCTTGAAAGTTTGCTAAAATTTACACATGCAAAAGTAGTCAGTGTATCTGCCAGTGAACACGATCACATGACTGCTGTGGTGAGTCATTTCCCACATGTTATAGCTGCCTCACTTGTCCATCAATTAGGTGGAGAGAATGGCGAGTACCCAATGACACGTTCTCTTGCGGCAGGAGGTTTCCGTGATGTGACACGAATAGCCTCTTCTAATCCTATTTTATGGCGAGATATTACGCTGCAAAATCGCGAGGAGCTACTCACGCAATTAGATGGCTGGGAAAAAGAAATGACACGCATTAAGGAACTGCTGACAGATGGTTCTTCACAGGATATTGAAAACTATTTTGCTGTTGCCAAAGAACTGAGAGATGAATTACCAATTAGTGCAGGGGCTATGTATACACCCTTCGACTTATATGTTGATGTTCCTGACTATCCAGGTGTTATTTCAGAAGTGACAGGCTTTTTAGCAGATGAAGCGATTAGTATTACGAATCTACGCATCGTCGAATCACGAGAAGATGTTTTCGGTATTCTAGTCATTAGCTTCCAAAGTGAAAATGATCGCGAACGTGCTGCAGCATGTATTCAAAAACGAGCAAATTTCGAAACGTATATTTCTTAG
- the aroA gene encoding 3-phosphoshikimate 1-carboxyvinyltransferase — protein MIEKVLQYNKPSLQGALTIPGDKSVSHRSVMFGAIASGTTTVEGFLLGEDCLSTIDCFQKLGVQIEVEGTNVTIHSPGIDGWLEPTEVLYTGNSGTTTRLMLGILAGSNVHSVMTGDASIGKRPMRRVIDPLRQMGAQITGRADGQYTPLAIQGTKLQAIDYKMPVASAQVKSAILLAGLRAEGTTIVREMDVSRDHTERMLRQFGAHVEVDNGIVSIEGGQALKGTHVSVPGDISSAAFFLVAGAICKNSQLTLNNVGINPTRDGMIEVLQKMGATMTVTPKDDNQAEPTATIQIATSTLTGTTIEGDIIPRLIDEIPILALLATQAHGQTIIKDAEELKVKETDRITAVVNELKKLGAQIEATEDGMIIEGPMPLKGASLQTYGDHRIGMMGAVAALITDGAITLDDAQCIAVSYPSFFEHIEAVK, from the coding sequence ATGATTGAAAAAGTATTGCAATACAACAAACCTTCTTTACAGGGCGCTTTAACCATTCCAGGCGATAAATCTGTATCTCATCGCTCCGTGATGTTTGGGGCCATTGCTAGTGGGACAACGACAGTAGAGGGCTTTTTATTAGGTGAAGATTGTTTAAGCACAATTGATTGCTTCCAGAAACTTGGCGTTCAAATTGAAGTGGAAGGAACAAATGTAACCATTCATAGTCCAGGGATCGATGGTTGGCTGGAGCCGACAGAAGTGTTGTATACGGGTAACTCTGGTACTACAACACGCTTAATGCTAGGCATTTTAGCTGGTTCTAATGTTCATTCAGTCATGACTGGTGATGCATCCATCGGAAAGCGACCAATGCGACGTGTTATAGATCCACTGCGTCAGATGGGGGCACAAATTACAGGGCGTGCCGACGGGCAATATACACCGTTAGCCATTCAAGGTACAAAATTACAAGCCATTGATTACAAGATGCCTGTAGCAAGTGCACAGGTGAAATCTGCTATTTTACTAGCGGGCTTGCGTGCTGAAGGAACAACCATTGTGAGAGAAATGGATGTATCTAGAGATCATACAGAGCGAATGCTACGTCAATTTGGTGCACATGTAGAAGTAGATAATGGCATTGTATCCATTGAAGGAGGACAAGCTCTCAAGGGGACGCATGTTTCTGTGCCAGGAGATATATCATCCGCTGCCTTTTTCTTAGTGGCAGGAGCGATTTGCAAAAATAGTCAATTGACACTAAATAATGTAGGTATTAATCCAACACGTGACGGCATGATTGAGGTGCTGCAAAAAATGGGCGCCACGATGACGGTAACGCCAAAAGATGACAATCAAGCTGAACCTACAGCAACAATTCAAATCGCAACATCTACTTTAACCGGTACAACAATTGAAGGGGACATTATACCTCGCTTAATTGATGAGATTCCAATCCTTGCATTACTCGCTACGCAAGCACATGGTCAAACGATCATTAAAGATGCTGAGGAGCTAAAGGTCAAGGAGACTGACCGTATCACAGCTGTTGTGAATGAATTGAAAAAGCTTGGCGCCCAAATTGAAGCAACAGAAGATGGGATGATTATTGAGGGACCCATGCCATTAAAAGGTGCAAGTCTTCAAACATATGGCGATCATCGTATTGGCATGATGGGTGCTGTCGCAGCTTTAATAACAGATGGTGCTATTACACTAGATGATGCACAATGTATTGCTGTATCCTACCCATCGTTCTTTGAGCATATTGAGGCAGTGAAGTAA
- a CDS encoding tetratricopeptide repeat protein, with translation MTVNNAMTEMMQALEQGDLALIDQLLESFLMKELPEEIYALAEIFMQYGYMKEADRVLEHLQFLFPEEAQLKIDRANVLMELGNEDDALDLLLEIEETSPEYPQALLVLADYYQMQGLFEVAEKRINEALAILPDEPLLHFAKAELLFETGRFLEAARLYEDLYEQQNEFAGIQLVERLAEVYRAGAAYETAFDYYVKALEEEVKPDILFGAAYSAFQSKKYEMAIKQLEELKELDPDYFSAYLLLAESYAMTEDNQKAYAAIQEGLKRDEYDKSLYLFAGKMALKNGLPEEAEQYLREAIALDPEYMEAVLALISVFGQQERHEDVIELFETLQQNDFEWSTLYPFAAEAYENLELYDRAYEFYRLAYNDFKEDATFLEKYVYFLLEEGKRSEAREVLGQLINIQPGEPEWQEKLETLEFE, from the coding sequence ATGACTGTGAACAATGCGATGACTGAAATGATGCAAGCACTTGAACAAGGGGACTTAGCATTAATAGATCAGCTACTAGAATCATTTTTAATGAAGGAGCTACCCGAGGAGATCTATGCACTTGCTGAGATTTTTATGCAGTATGGGTACATGAAAGAAGCTGACCGTGTGCTGGAGCATTTACAATTTTTATTCCCAGAAGAAGCACAGTTAAAAATAGATCGTGCCAATGTCCTAATGGAGCTTGGTAATGAAGATGATGCATTAGATTTATTATTAGAAATTGAAGAGACCTCACCAGAATATCCACAAGCTTTATTGGTTTTAGCTGATTATTATCAAATGCAAGGGTTATTTGAGGTTGCGGAAAAGCGTATAAATGAAGCATTAGCAATTTTACCAGACGAGCCATTATTACATTTTGCCAAAGCAGAGCTTTTATTTGAAACGGGTCGTTTTTTAGAGGCAGCAAGATTGTATGAGGACTTATATGAGCAGCAAAATGAATTTGCTGGTATTCAACTTGTCGAACGATTAGCAGAGGTGTATCGTGCAGGGGCGGCCTATGAGACGGCATTCGATTATTATGTCAAAGCCCTTGAAGAGGAAGTAAAGCCCGATATTTTATTTGGAGCTGCTTATTCAGCATTCCAGTCAAAAAAATACGAGATGGCTATTAAACAACTAGAGGAATTGAAAGAATTAGATCCTGATTACTTCTCAGCCTATTTATTGCTTGCGGAAAGCTATGCAATGACAGAGGATAATCAAAAAGCTTATGCTGCCATTCAAGAGGGGTTAAAGCGCGATGAATATGATAAATCACTGTATTTGTTTGCTGGGAAAATGGCGTTGAAAAATGGTTTGCCAGAAGAAGCTGAGCAATATCTAAGAGAAGCTATAGCGCTCGATCCTGAATATATGGAAGCGGTACTGGCACTTATTTCTGTGTTTGGACAACAGGAGCGTCATGAGGATGTAATTGAGTTATTTGAGACATTACAGCAAAATGATTTTGAATGGAGCACTTTATATCCTTTTGCAGCAGAGGCATATGAAAATTTAGAATTGTACGACCGTGCATACGAATTTTACCGTTTGGCATATAATGATTTTAAGGAAGACGCAACATTTTTAGAAAAATATGTTTACTTCTTATTAGAGGAAGGAAAGCGTTCAGAGGCAAGAGAGGTTCTTGGACAATTAATCAACATTCAACCGGGTGAACCAGAGTGGCAGGAGAAGTTAGAAACCTTAGAATTTGAGTAA
- a CDS encoding ReoY family proteolytic degradation factor, with amino-acid sequence MTASVSVVDKKAFVRWFLKNYQLKRRECVWILNYLLSNDDLLKRIRFVEEAHYCPRAMVMSTVDSTGVPFRFYKGNVMTADAEKSFHDLRLHEQEDMYIQLNFPNIPPSAQYLAVLEENPYMPETLLVSEKDRLLAEELLSNSLLVFQEEKLLAQIDEALDQGDEARFYELSNLLQALKETANLR; translated from the coding sequence ATGACTGCTTCTGTATCAGTTGTTGATAAAAAAGCATTTGTTCGATGGTTTTTAAAAAATTATCAATTGAAACGTCGTGAGTGTGTATGGATTTTAAATTACTTATTAAGTAATGATGACTTGTTAAAAAGAATCCGTTTTGTGGAAGAAGCTCACTATTGTCCTAGGGCGATGGTGATGTCGACAGTAGACTCAACAGGTGTGCCTTTTCGTTTCTATAAAGGTAATGTGATGACGGCAGATGCTGAGAAGTCTTTCCATGATTTACGCTTACATGAACAAGAAGATATGTATATACAATTGAATTTTCCAAATATACCACCAAGTGCACAATACTTAGCAGTTCTTGAAGAAAACCCTTATATGCCAGAAACACTGCTAGTCAGTGAAAAGGATCGTTTACTGGCAGAAGAGCTGCTTTCCAATAGCTTACTCGTATTCCAAGAGGAGAAATTACTCGCACAAATTGATGAAGCCCTCGACCAGGGAGATGAAGCGCGTTTTTATGAATTGTCTAATTTGTTACAAGCATTGAAGGAAACGGCTAATTTACGTTAA